One region of Zingiber officinale cultivar Zhangliang chromosome 7B, Zo_v1.1, whole genome shotgun sequence genomic DNA includes:
- the LOC122003645 gene encoding vascular-related unknown protein 1-like isoform X4 yields the protein MEDSNNSPVDASSTSCDEESGWTTYFEDFMASEERRRAAGGSSSGVAVGNSMISDAASCVSRKTWQPPAPAACIEVSDKYKNLSLRRRKGRRLLEDDALEDTASSPVNSPKVNNLSATSSKKDDNRDTDLDGVGRGNDPEMKEVVNGFDFGERTSECVELRKRGLCLVPLFCS from the exons ATGGAGGACTCTAACAACTCACCCGTCGACGCCTCATCCACTTCCTGCGACGAGGAGAGTGGTTGGACCACCTACTTCGAGGACTTCATGGCatcagaggagaggaggagagcggCAGGTGGATCTTCCTCCGGCGTCGCCGTGGGCAATTCCATGATCTCGGATGCGGCCTCCTGCGTTTCGAGGAAGACGTGGCAGCCACCGGCGCCGGCGGCGTGCATCGAGGTGTCTGATAAATACAAGAACCTGAGTCTGAGGAGGAGGAAGGGGAGGAGACTACTGGAAGACGATGCCTTGGAGGACACAGCGAGCTCGCCTGTCAATAGCCCCAAG GTTAATAATCTGAGTGCGACCTCAAGCAAGAAAGATGATAACAGGGACACCGATCTG GACGGCGTTGGGCGCGGGAACGATCCAGAGATGAAAGAAGTCGTGAATGGGTTTGATTTTGGGGAGAGGACAAGTGAATGCGTAGAGCTGAGGAAAAGAGGGCTCTGTTTGGTTCCTTT GTTTTGTTCATAA
- the LOC122003645 gene encoding vascular-related unknown protein 1-like isoform X3 encodes MEDSNNSPVDASSTSCDEESGWTTYFEDFMASEERRRAAGGSSSGVAVGNSMISDAASCVSRKTWQPPAPAACIEVSDKYKNLSLRRRKGRRLLEDDALEDTASSPVNSPKVNNLSATSSKKDDNRDTDLQDGVGRGNDPEMKEVVNGFDFGERTSECVELRKRGLCLVPLFCS; translated from the exons ATGGAGGACTCTAACAACTCACCCGTCGACGCCTCATCCACTTCCTGCGACGAGGAGAGTGGTTGGACCACCTACTTCGAGGACTTCATGGCatcagaggagaggaggagagcggCAGGTGGATCTTCCTCCGGCGTCGCCGTGGGCAATTCCATGATCTCGGATGCGGCCTCCTGCGTTTCGAGGAAGACGTGGCAGCCACCGGCGCCGGCGGCGTGCATCGAGGTGTCTGATAAATACAAGAACCTGAGTCTGAGGAGGAGGAAGGGGAGGAGACTACTGGAAGACGATGCCTTGGAGGACACAGCGAGCTCGCCTGTCAATAGCCCCAAG GTTAATAATCTGAGTGCGACCTCAAGCAAGAAAGATGATAACAGGGACACCGATCTG CAGGACGGCGTTGGGCGCGGGAACGATCCAGAGATGAAAGAAGTCGTGAATGGGTTTGATTTTGGGGAGAGGACAAGTGAATGCGTAGAGCTGAGGAAAAGAGGGCTCTGTTTGGTTCCTTT GTTTTGTTCATAA
- the LOC122003645 gene encoding vascular-related unknown protein 1-like isoform X2, translated as MEDSNNSPVDASSTSCDEESGWTTYFEDFMASEERRRAAGGSSSGVAVGNSMISDAASCVSRKTWQPPAPAACIEVSDKYKNLSLRRRKGRRLLEDDALEDTASSPVNSPKVNNLSATSSKKDDNRDTDLDGVGRGNDPEMKEVVNGFDFGERTSECVELRKRGLCLVPLSVIDFLV; from the exons ATGGAGGACTCTAACAACTCACCCGTCGACGCCTCATCCACTTCCTGCGACGAGGAGAGTGGTTGGACCACCTACTTCGAGGACTTCATGGCatcagaggagaggaggagagcggCAGGTGGATCTTCCTCCGGCGTCGCCGTGGGCAATTCCATGATCTCGGATGCGGCCTCCTGCGTTTCGAGGAAGACGTGGCAGCCACCGGCGCCGGCGGCGTGCATCGAGGTGTCTGATAAATACAAGAACCTGAGTCTGAGGAGGAGGAAGGGGAGGAGACTACTGGAAGACGATGCCTTGGAGGACACAGCGAGCTCGCCTGTCAATAGCCCCAAG GTTAATAATCTGAGTGCGACCTCAAGCAAGAAAGATGATAACAGGGACACCGATCTG GACGGCGTTGGGCGCGGGAACGATCCAGAGATGAAAGAAGTCGTGAATGGGTTTGATTTTGGGGAGAGGACAAGTGAATGCGTAGAGCTGAGGAAAAGAGGGCTCTGTTTGGTTCCTTTGTCCGTGATAGACTTTTTAGTTTGA
- the LOC122003645 gene encoding vascular-related unknown protein 1-like isoform X1: MEDSNNSPVDASSTSCDEESGWTTYFEDFMASEERRRAAGGSSSGVAVGNSMISDAASCVSRKTWQPPAPAACIEVSDKYKNLSLRRRKGRRLLEDDALEDTASSPVNSPKVNNLSATSSKKDDNRDTDLQDGVGRGNDPEMKEVVNGFDFGERTSECVELRKRGLCLVPLSVIDFLV; the protein is encoded by the exons ATGGAGGACTCTAACAACTCACCCGTCGACGCCTCATCCACTTCCTGCGACGAGGAGAGTGGTTGGACCACCTACTTCGAGGACTTCATGGCatcagaggagaggaggagagcggCAGGTGGATCTTCCTCCGGCGTCGCCGTGGGCAATTCCATGATCTCGGATGCGGCCTCCTGCGTTTCGAGGAAGACGTGGCAGCCACCGGCGCCGGCGGCGTGCATCGAGGTGTCTGATAAATACAAGAACCTGAGTCTGAGGAGGAGGAAGGGGAGGAGACTACTGGAAGACGATGCCTTGGAGGACACAGCGAGCTCGCCTGTCAATAGCCCCAAG GTTAATAATCTGAGTGCGACCTCAAGCAAGAAAGATGATAACAGGGACACCGATCTG CAGGACGGCGTTGGGCGCGGGAACGATCCAGAGATGAAAGAAGTCGTGAATGGGTTTGATTTTGGGGAGAGGACAAGTGAATGCGTAGAGCTGAGGAAAAGAGGGCTCTGTTTGGTTCCTTTGTCCGTGATAGACTTTTTAGTTTGA